The Candidatus Rokuibacteriota bacterium region GCCGTTGCCGGTGACGGGAATGCGCACCGCCTCCACGACTTCCGCGATGATGGTCCACGGCGCCTTGCCCGTGAAGCGCTGCGAGCGCGTGCGCGGGTGCACGGTGATGGCGTCCACGCCTTCGCTCTCGGCCATCCGCGCCACCTCGACGGCGTTCAGGTGCAGGTCGTCCCAGCCGCCGCGGATCTTGATGGTGAACGGCACGGAGATCGTCTGGCGCATGGCGCGCAGGAGCCGCGCGGTGCCCAGCACGTCCTTCATCAACGCGGCACCCTTGCCCTTGCCCGTGATCTTGGGCATGGGGCAGCCCATGTTGAGGTCGACGATGTCGGCGCCCAGCTCCTCGCAGCGGTGCGCGGCGCGGATGAGGGCCTGCGGGTCGCGCCCCAGGAGCTGCATCGCCAGCGGCCGCTCCTGAGGGTAGTACGCCGCCATGTCCCCGGCGCGCCGCGTGTCCATCAAGAGCGCGAAGGCGTCCATCTCCTCGGTCGTGGTCAGGCCGCTGCCGCACTCCTTGGCGATGAGCCGAAAGGGCGCATTGGAGATGGCCGCCATAGGTGCCAGGCGGCAGAGCTGGGGGATCTCGATCTGGCCGATTTTCATCGTGGAGCCGGGCGCGGGTCCGGGTGACCCAATATACACCGGCCGCGATCATGATGCGGCAGACCGGGCGCCCAGTCTACCTGCACGTTTGGCCACCCTTTGGAATCTGTACCAGTTCGGGCTCAGACCGATTGGGACTGAGAAGGGGCTTTGTGTTAGCTATGTTCCTCCAGACGTGTGCGCGTGGAACAAGGAGGCTCACGACGGCCAGGCATTCTCCGGGGGGTGCTGGAGATCCATGACGTCGCCCGTAGCGGCTACTGATAGACTCGGGGCGGGTCTGACGGCGGGCCGACGAGGAGGATTGGGTGAGCGACAAGCGTCGAGGGGGTAAGCGTGGGGGCAAGCCAGGCCAAGTCGCGGAGAACTACCGCCACTACGAGGCCACCAGCCCGATGCGCCCCGAGATCGGGACGCAGCCCCAGTTCCGGAAGAAGAAACCCCCGACGACCTACCGATACGACTCGTCCCTTTCCCCTGCGCTGAGCTGGGACGGGCAGAACTCCGCCCGGGAGATTGGCGAGTGGCTCCTGCGCCTGATCTCGGAGGCCGCGGCCCTCCCCGTGCCCCACGCCTTCGACCAGCCGCGCGAGCTTCGGGCCGCGGACGGCACGGTGCTCGCCGCCGTCGGCTCGCTTCAGGAGGCCGTCGAGCAGCTCCGCCGCCTGGGGCGTCCATTCCTCGACTGGGCGGGCAAGGCCGAGCGGCTGTCCTTCGACGTGCCCACCCTGCCGCTCTTCATCCACGAGCGTCTGTCCACCAAGGCCATCGTCGAGACGCTGACCGGCCACAAGCGCGACAAGCAGCAAACCATGTTCGAGCTGTTCGGCGACCCGCAACACTCCATCACCGACCAGACGCTGCGCGCCTACGAGTACCCGGACAAGTGGGTGAACCGCCTCGTCCTCGGCGACTCGCTCGTGGTCATGAACTCGCTGCTGCACTACGAGGGGCTGGGCGGCCAGGTGCAGATGATCTACATGGACCCGCCCTACGGCGTGAAGTTCGGATCGAACTTCCAGCCCTTCATGCGCCGCCGCGACGTCAGCCACAACGACGACGCCGACATGACCCGCGAGCCCGAGATGGTCAAGGCCTATCGGGACACGTGGGAGCTGGGCCTGCACTCCTACCTGACTTACATGCGCGACCGCCTGCTCCTCTGCCGCGAGCTGCTAGCGCCCACAGGCAGCATTTTCGTCCAGATCAGCGACGAGAACTTGCACCACGTCCGCGAGCTGATGGACGAGGTGTTCGGTGGTGAGAATCAGTGCGCACTGATAACATTCGAGAAGACTGGAGCGCAACCGAGTGACCTCCTTCCCGGAGTGTCGGACTATCTGTTGTGGTACGCACGAGACATTGAGCGGTTCAAGTTTCGCCAACTGTATTTCACCAAAGAGCAGGGCGTTGGTTCCGGAAGTGGTCAACGGTATGATCAACAAGACCCAGACGGTCGCTATTACCAGCTTACAAGTCTAACGTCGCCGCGCCCACCGGGGTCATTCCCCGTGGAGTTTGAAGGGCAGACCTACTATCCGTCCGGGGGTTACTGGAAGACTGGGCCGGACGGCATGGGGAAGCTGATATCGGCTGGTCGGATCATCCGCGCCGGGCGCACCC contains the following coding sequences:
- a CDS encoding tRNA-dihydrouridine synthase family protein produces the protein MKIGQIEIPQLCRLAPMAAISNAPFRLIAKECGSGLTTTEEMDAFALLMDTRRAGDMAAYYPQERPLAMQLLGRDPQALIRAAHRCEELGADIVDLNMGCPMPKITGKGKGAALMKDVLGTARLLRAMRQTISVPFTIKIRGGWDDLHLNAVEVARMAESEGVDAITVHPRTRSQRFTGKAPWTIIAEVVEAVRIPVTGNGDVGSTAEARRMVDDTGCHSVMIGRGTLGSPWVFDEGFDAL